The following proteins come from a genomic window of Aquimarina sp. MAR_2010_214:
- a CDS encoding non-ribosomal peptide synthetase — MNDIAIIGYSGVFPGVDSLDELACQLKEGNTAIQKITRKRLEDTCLPYKESYYLAGYLDNITSFDPKFFGVSQGEAEQITPHQRLLLQEAYKTFEHANYRPSDLKGSNTSVYVGDVDTNYYLMAKHPSPALIAGNMKSLNAGRIARFFDLRGGAYSIDTACSSTLTAINLASTDLSSGQSDMALVCGVNLYIFPAESDTGVSMGIESAKGKCAPFSSYADGTLSGEVAACVLLKDYEGALADGDTIHGVIKGVAVNQDGALSSSITAPSSEAQTMVIKKALKNAGMTPEDVTFIEAHGTGTKLGDPIEIEGLAQVFSGLPENEPVYLSTIKSNIGHTNSAAGIAGLIKVLLSFKTDTLFSSVHAFPLNEYIDFDEARVSVLKSSKPWGKIKRTDRKVAGISSFGLMGTNVHMLVEAPPKVKRSYTKKKRRQLFCVTAKSKTSLEAYKIKLKDFLDQPRLSLSTLAETLHTSREIYAHRQLLWASDAEELRIGLDSNQGYLEKTNGKSNVILVFDEMMNIKAKTWQKYAEFFPALTLTKQKTTFTSAQISLLIQLQTYELWRNSGMQITDMIGSGLGKLTIRVLKKEISQEEAMVMANEQAGKPPNPEVLKQKAMNLLQRYKEGVSLVNIGYQGILGEIFKNKTDGTIAEHYVFGLTESNAFEQALYTLFKLGNQIDPRILYLGNQRSTIVLPTYEFDSVRCWLRPEGDLFTDEPSPTDGLLIKGTLQDEALRDLPIVIRLQQLWEEVLKTDIDEGSDFFELGGHSLNGQQLINRINDVFGIEIEIDEIFEHGTPIDMAERLTSLGCTSVSQKTKGEVIPAIQAQDSYPVSYAQNRLWLLAKLSNNSPSLHVPSTTFLEGQLDLDILSKAFKQLLQRHESLRTIFILEGSGLRQKVLSVEKTGFVLNYESRIGDTEAESSTYLNTLQMSPFDLEKGPLIRVNVLQVEANKYLAGITLHHIICDGWSINILQKELFHIYNALSNKKPVQLPVLNIHYKDYSVWLQNKESSQEFQQARAYWLKRFAVPSPALNLKGQKARPKLKTYRGRIERFVMPDSLTKDVQNQLRKEGGTLTMLLNTAINVMLYKLSGQTDVTIGMPFAERVNQSLEHQIGLYLNMLACRTKWNGELSFKDLLAKTTTVLKEAYKHKVFPFEMLVNELDLKKDHSRFPLFDVVLSVQNFVDINVLDEINDNITAPVEVKPTQESHQNTAQFDLTYRFFEGEKTIYYEVEYNTDLFSADTIAQYHEYLMQIFDDCIKYPDRPLKEISFCSPASVQKQLELLAGSQDTVSIEGSIVKHLNQVFLQRADSTALVYEGQKYTYRELNLLSNQVANYLLEQHTVEQNDTIVVSVNMSPLLIGSLLGILKAGLIYVPVNNTIPKQRQAYIQDRVKAKVVIDNAWLEEFMAVRDEISEDQPIIETTADDAAYIIFTSGSTGKPKGVIISHRSLLALLLNCKDAHYDFSDEDVWTLYHNYSFDVSIWEIFGSLLFGGQLHLLPKEKIMDFKAYINTINSQGITILNFTPKVFAEFERFRVQHQLRCPSVRYVVFAGDTLYPNILRQWSIDHPDTKMINMYGITEITVHGSFKKLTTEDIEQNGQVSNIGSALQGVKFYLFDEHLRLLPEGDIGEIYISGNQVAKGYFEQEELTDERFINEEHYGLGRLYRSGDLARWLPDGNLEFIGRKDNQVQINGFRVELNEIKCALLEVTGVEDAHVSLVQEEGTDYLLAYYRVAKNEDEKELKKQLSLQLPHYMIPNFMVQVEVFQLNSNGKIDTAQLPTISDIKKRGSIQSQTTEDNILTEVQRIFCEVLGYEKVKEDINFFDLGGNSLQLIRLHGEIDAQWPQLLMISDLFELNTCQAIATHLKKQFKDSVETGENKEETTPNVEFLEI; from the coding sequence ATGAACGATATAGCAATTATTGGGTATTCCGGTGTTTTTCCCGGAGTTGACTCCTTGGATGAATTAGCTTGTCAATTGAAAGAAGGCAATACGGCTATTCAAAAAATCACTCGAAAACGACTGGAAGACACATGCTTACCTTACAAGGAGTCTTATTACCTCGCGGGATATTTAGATAATATCACCAGCTTTGATCCTAAGTTTTTTGGGGTTTCGCAAGGAGAGGCAGAACAGATTACCCCACACCAGAGGTTATTATTGCAAGAAGCCTATAAGACTTTCGAACATGCTAATTATCGACCTTCTGATCTGAAAGGATCTAATACGTCAGTATACGTCGGTGATGTGGATACAAATTATTACCTCATGGCTAAGCATCCATCTCCAGCACTGATAGCTGGTAATATGAAGTCACTCAATGCCGGCAGGATAGCTCGTTTCTTTGATCTTAGAGGTGGGGCTTACAGTATAGATACAGCATGTTCTTCTACACTAACAGCTATTAATTTGGCATCTACGGATCTATCCTCTGGACAGTCGGACATGGCTTTGGTCTGTGGTGTAAATCTCTATATTTTCCCTGCAGAGTCAGATACGGGAGTCTCTATGGGTATAGAGTCTGCAAAGGGTAAGTGTGCACCTTTTTCTTCCTATGCTGATGGAACTCTTTCTGGAGAAGTAGCGGCTTGTGTATTGCTCAAAGACTATGAAGGCGCACTGGCCGATGGTGATACGATTCATGGGGTGATCAAAGGTGTCGCTGTGAATCAAGATGGGGCATTGTCCTCGAGTATTACAGCACCTAGTAGTGAAGCACAGACCATGGTTATCAAAAAGGCATTAAAGAATGCAGGCATGACCCCTGAAGATGTGACCTTTATTGAAGCTCATGGAACAGGTACCAAATTGGGAGATCCTATCGAAATTGAAGGGTTGGCTCAGGTGTTCAGTGGTTTGCCAGAAAATGAACCGGTTTATTTATCCACAATAAAGTCTAATATTGGTCATACTAATAGTGCTGCAGGTATTGCAGGGTTGATTAAGGTGCTTTTATCCTTTAAGACAGATACTTTGTTTTCTTCGGTTCATGCATTTCCTCTCAATGAGTATATCGATTTTGATGAAGCAAGAGTTTCTGTTTTGAAGAGTTCGAAACCTTGGGGAAAAATTAAGAGAACAGATAGGAAAGTAGCAGGAATCAGTTCATTTGGATTAATGGGAACCAATGTACATATGTTGGTGGAGGCGCCACCAAAAGTAAAAAGATCTTATACTAAGAAGAAGAGGCGACAACTATTCTGTGTGACCGCCAAGAGTAAAACATCCTTGGAAGCTTATAAAATTAAATTAAAAGATTTTTTGGATCAACCCCGATTGTCTCTTTCTACTCTTGCAGAAACACTCCATACTTCGAGGGAGATATATGCGCATCGACAATTACTTTGGGCAAGTGATGCCGAAGAATTAAGAATCGGACTGGACAGTAATCAGGGTTATTTAGAGAAAACCAATGGTAAATCTAACGTAATACTGGTTTTTGATGAGATGATGAATATTAAAGCGAAAACATGGCAAAAATATGCTGAGTTTTTTCCAGCATTAACTCTTACAAAGCAAAAAACAACTTTTACTTCTGCCCAGATATCTTTGTTAATTCAGCTTCAAACTTATGAACTATGGAGAAATTCAGGGATGCAGATAACAGATATGATCGGTAGTGGCCTTGGAAAGTTGACCATCAGAGTCTTAAAAAAAGAAATTAGTCAAGAAGAGGCCATGGTAATGGCTAATGAGCAGGCTGGTAAGCCGCCCAATCCAGAAGTTTTGAAACAAAAAGCCATGAATTTGTTGCAACGCTATAAAGAGGGTGTTTCTTTGGTTAATATTGGTTACCAGGGTATCTTAGGTGAAATCTTTAAAAATAAGACCGATGGCACAATTGCAGAACACTATGTCTTCGGATTAACAGAGTCAAATGCTTTTGAACAAGCTTTATATACCCTATTCAAGCTAGGAAATCAGATCGATCCAAGAATCTTATATCTTGGAAACCAACGTTCAACTATAGTTTTACCTACCTATGAATTCGATAGTGTGAGATGTTGGCTGAGGCCTGAAGGAGATTTGTTCACAGATGAACCATCACCAACGGATGGATTATTAATAAAAGGTACCTTACAAGATGAGGCACTTCGGGATTTACCTATTGTGATTCGGCTACAACAACTCTGGGAAGAAGTATTAAAAACCGATATAGATGAAGGAAGCGATTTTTTTGAGTTAGGAGGACATTCTCTGAATGGCCAACAACTGATCAATAGAATCAATGATGTTTTCGGAATTGAAATTGAAATTGATGAGATTTTTGAACACGGTACTCCTATAGATATGGCAGAACGCCTGACATCATTGGGATGCACATCGGTATCGCAGAAGACAAAGGGCGAAGTGATTCCCGCAATACAAGCGCAGGATAGTTATCCTGTCTCCTATGCACAAAATCGACTATGGTTGTTGGCAAAACTATCCAATAATAGTCCTAGCCTTCATGTTCCATCCACAACTTTTTTAGAAGGCCAACTGGATTTGGATATCTTGTCTAAGGCTTTCAAACAACTCTTGCAACGGCACGAGTCTTTGAGAACTATTTTTATTTTGGAAGGATCAGGCCTGAGACAAAAGGTTTTGAGTGTAGAAAAAACCGGTTTTGTACTAAATTATGAAAGTAGGATTGGTGATACTGAAGCTGAATCAAGTACTTATCTCAATACCTTACAAATGAGTCCTTTTGATCTAGAGAAAGGACCATTGATCAGGGTAAATGTTCTTCAAGTTGAAGCTAACAAATACTTGGCAGGCATTACCTTGCACCATATCATTTGTGATGGCTGGTCAATCAATATTTTACAAAAAGAACTGTTTCATATCTATAATGCCCTCAGCAATAAAAAACCCGTACAGCTTCCGGTATTGAATATCCATTACAAAGATTACTCTGTATGGTTACAGAACAAAGAATCTTCACAGGAGTTTCAACAAGCCAGAGCATATTGGTTGAAGCGGTTTGCAGTGCCATCGCCAGCACTTAACCTAAAAGGCCAAAAAGCAAGGCCTAAATTGAAAACATACCGAGGAAGGATAGAGCGGTTTGTCATGCCTGATTCCTTAACCAAGGATGTTCAAAATCAACTTAGAAAAGAAGGTGGTACATTGACTATGTTATTGAATACAGCCATCAATGTAATGCTTTATAAGCTTTCAGGTCAGACAGATGTTACCATAGGAATGCCATTCGCAGAGCGAGTGAATCAATCTCTAGAACATCAGATAGGGTTGTATTTAAACATGTTGGCGTGTAGGACGAAGTGGAATGGAGAGCTTTCTTTTAAAGATTTGCTGGCCAAAACCACCACTGTTCTGAAAGAGGCGTATAAACATAAAGTCTTTCCTTTTGAGATGTTAGTCAATGAATTAGACCTTAAAAAAGATCATAGTCGATTTCCATTGTTTGACGTTGTCTTGTCAGTACAGAATTTTGTGGATATAAATGTTTTGGATGAGATCAACGATAACATTACAGCTCCTGTTGAGGTCAAACCGACGCAAGAATCCCATCAGAATACGGCGCAATTTGATTTAACTTACCGTTTTTTTGAAGGAGAAAAAACCATATACTACGAGGTAGAGTATAATACCGATTTGTTCAGTGCAGATACTATAGCACAATATCATGAATACCTAATGCAGATTTTCGATGACTGTATCAAATACCCTGATCGACCTTTGAAGGAAATATCATTCTGCTCGCCGGCATCGGTACAAAAGCAATTAGAGCTATTGGCTGGTAGTCAGGATACTGTTTCCATAGAGGGAAGTATCGTAAAGCATCTTAATCAAGTATTTTTACAACGGGCCGATAGTACAGCCTTAGTCTATGAAGGACAAAAGTATACCTACAGAGAGCTGAACCTGCTTTCTAATCAGGTGGCTAATTATCTTCTGGAACAGCACACTGTTGAACAAAATGATACCATTGTGGTCTCTGTGAACATGTCTCCATTATTGATTGGTTCCCTTCTCGGTATTCTGAAAGCCGGACTAATCTATGTACCGGTAAACAACACTATACCAAAACAACGCCAAGCCTATATTCAGGATCGAGTGAAGGCCAAGGTGGTCATCGATAATGCCTGGTTGGAAGAGTTTATGGCTGTAAGAGATGAAATTTCAGAAGATCAACCGATTATCGAGACTACTGCTGATGATGCAGCTTACATTATATTCACTTCTGGCTCTACAGGTAAACCGAAAGGGGTGATTATTTCGCATAGGAGTCTATTGGCGTTACTTCTTAATTGCAAGGACGCCCACTACGATTTCTCAGATGAAGATGTATGGACACTCTATCATAATTACTCTTTTGATGTCTCTATTTGGGAGATTTTTGGTAGCCTTTTGTTTGGGGGGCAATTACATCTATTACCCAAAGAAAAAATCATGGATTTCAAAGCTTACATCAATACAATCAATTCACAAGGTATAACGATACTCAACTTTACTCCCAAAGTATTTGCCGAATTTGAGCGCTTTAGGGTGCAACATCAATTGAGGTGTCCAAGTGTACGCTATGTAGTATTTGCCGGAGATACCCTTTATCCAAATATCTTGCGACAATGGAGTATAGATCATCCTGATACTAAGATGATCAATATGTACGGTATCACAGAAATTACTGTACATGGCAGTTTCAAAAAATTAACAACAGAGGATATCGAACAGAATGGTCAGGTCAGTAATATTGGAAGTGCTCTTCAGGGAGTGAAATTTTACTTGTTTGATGAGCATCTCAGATTGTTGCCTGAAGGTGATATCGGTGAGATTTATATATCTGGTAATCAGGTAGCTAAAGGCTATTTTGAACAAGAAGAACTCACTGATGAACGCTTCATTAATGAAGAACACTACGGTCTAGGACGCTTGTATAGAAGTGGCGATTTGGCCAGGTGGCTACCCGATGGTAATCTGGAGTTTATCGGCCGAAAAGACAATCAAGTGCAGATCAATGGTTTTCGGGTAGAGCTTAATGAAATCAAATGTGCACTTTTGGAAGTGACAGGTGTCGAAGATGCTCATGTCAGCTTGGTACAAGAGGAAGGTACTGATTACCTGTTAGCCTACTATCGTGTAGCCAAGAACGAAGATGAAAAAGAACTCAAGAAGCAATTAAGCCTACAGCTACCCCACTACATGATTCCCAACTTTATGGTACAGGTAGAAGTATTTCAACTTAATAGTAATGGGAAAATAGACACAGCGCAGTTACCTACTATTAGTGACATTAAAAAAAGAGGTTCTATTCAATCTCAAACTACTGAAGATAATATCTTAACAGAGGTCCAACGTATTTTCTGTGAAGTACTAGGCTATGAAAAGGTCAAAGAAGATATCAATTTTTTCGATTTGGGAGGTAACTCACTGCAATTAATAAGATTGCATGGAGAAATAGATGCCCAATGGCCTCAACTATTGATGATATCGGATCTGTTTGAATTGAATACCTGTCAAGCTATTGCTACACATCTCAAGAAGCAGTTTAAGGATAGTGTAGAAACTGGTGAAAACAAGGAGGAGACTACTCCAAATGTAGAATTTTTAGAAATTTAA
- a CDS encoding non-ribosomal peptide synthetase, with translation MMNEVALTGISLRCSEADTIPEFLDIISKAKVCMVQPTKERLEIGGIPLDKEYFPFGYLKRVDQFDHEFFKISKSEADAIDPMYRILLELVCEAIENSGYSLDIVSKKKTGLFVTTNQSFYNLMYQSSQQGLDFTGKMPAMAAGRIAHLLNIKGPVFSIDTACSSSLVAVHEAIQKLKTGEIDIAIVGGARVLFEFYERKHLVHEDIAILAQDGQCRAFDNEANGTSTGEGAAVVVLKRKEDALKDEDHIYSILRGSEVNHDGARSNGLTAPSPVAQKELLLCAAEKSGVPLRSIGYIETHGTGTKLGDPIEYKAIKEAFEDENEEHQVRLGTLKPNIGHLDNMSGLFGLVKASLTLKEKKFFPLANFDTLNELITPNSHVVIEKAGATWSNLQRDPRRAGVSSFGMSGTNAHVILEEYQPNKLQKESNQDQEPLWIKLSAKNAASLEEYISRAKQFLKQEKEECLGDVTFTFNQGRTDYPYRIAFSGSNKEELLMALDVQLKSTSSNSQLPKVHQKIACLLLSDELSKVDVDNFNQGDGGHFYAKAQQTLGQKVMTEALGQTIAYQSALYGHLQSKGFHCSHIICNGYLAKKSKELIESGYCNIDSGVEKPINEPINWDRLAELLIRLSEQNIALIVVGKNENNLNRLTNMAQEQKLTLVRAVDTLNKGWENFWASCYNAGFSFDWDAFYPKGRYQKRVVPTYPFQKTSCWNPIRNLLFNEEVQEESANDQSFDLSETEEKVVLEILKKTLQNEKVTLTDDFFDLGGNSIVGTQFINRINDLYEIIIEFDELYECYEIGDIVSLVKERRKEAEKPVTTPTILSHKEKTDYFPLTNTQLRFWIDSQTPQGLAAYNINMNVRIKGMLQETVLNKAFEYLIRQHENFRLLFVMNESGEVVQKLVQPDEIQFTLEKTDVSGNSDAVIQEFITQVYHQPFDLEKGLLLRAKLLRLGAEEVVLVMSFHHLIFDGWSAGIFLNQLVTHYQQLLVGVKPSPVVGPTYTDYLKWFAENTTKERMLLHRNYWKEKLSGEVSQLDLGQKREQQSFNGKKEKYLIDREVCSQLEALAIANRTTLFVTLLTSIRSYLYRLSGQNIIIGTPISGRMEKRFEQLLGLFLNTLPLKTKIHKNGTMIDCLKKERDTVTGALQHQVYPYDAILDDKNHHKEAGFSLFNVLVVLQNQNQRFDIVSDASVDLPFQISPGYEVNDTPAQFDLTFTFHQTVHALELELCYNTDAFTMEMIKSLMHNFQFFLSQLLENPNEKISAIKLVRPEEKLQILALNEKPSTSSGMTLLDLFQKQVEQHPENVAIKFGYNILNYKELNRISDEMAMYLSQQYAPKTDDLIAVELVRSEWLPVTILGILKTGAAYLPIDPGYPKARIDFLKQDSQCRMSVDETELQKFMQQRAHQCDNYQVPEIDEEQLAYIIYTSGTTGLPKGVMIEHKSIVNYLQHQSVFFEVDEQDTFLWFSSMSFDASVEQLFLPLVNGAKLFIPTKEQILDTTLFETLLVEEQISHLHGVPSFLRTLRYKPEMCLKRIVSGGEPFDNKVWDTWQGKVQLYNKYGPTEATITTLETEVNETVLNLRSIGRPIRNSTCYILDTNGSLQPIGMVGEICLGGSCLARGYFGLQDLTEQKFVPHPLLEGERLYKTGDLGRWLPDDSVQYIGRVDNQVKIRGHRIELEEISYHLQSFNQIQEATVIAQELKPEELELVAYFVGPQLEDTSDLHDYLAERLPFYMIPSYYLNMKSLPLTAHGKIDRHSLPLPSDHLLTDQRSYVAPSTATEKTLAKIWETSLEIEKVGVKDNFFMLGGNSIKAIKVIFQINKAFSLNLSINTLFIHPKLADLAAYIDFEKKQLILTADKSTLNEIEL, from the coding sequence ATGATGAATGAAGTAGCATTGACCGGAATCAGTCTTCGTTGTTCCGAAGCAGACACTATTCCCGAATTTTTGGACATCATAAGTAAAGCAAAGGTTTGTATGGTACAGCCCACCAAAGAGCGGCTAGAAATCGGAGGTATACCATTGGATAAGGAATACTTTCCGTTCGGTTACCTAAAAAGGGTGGATCAATTTGATCATGAGTTTTTCAAAATTTCCAAATCGGAAGCCGATGCTATTGATCCTATGTATCGAATCTTATTAGAATTGGTTTGTGAAGCTATTGAAAACAGTGGCTATAGTTTAGATATAGTCTCCAAAAAGAAGACTGGGCTTTTTGTTACCACCAATCAGAGTTTTTACAACCTGATGTATCAATCTTCTCAACAGGGGCTAGATTTTACTGGTAAAATGCCAGCTATGGCAGCTGGAAGGATAGCGCATCTTCTAAACATTAAAGGTCCTGTTTTCTCTATAGATACAGCTTGTTCATCTTCGTTAGTTGCAGTACACGAAGCTATTCAAAAATTGAAAACAGGAGAGATTGACATAGCCATCGTTGGCGGAGCTAGAGTTTTGTTTGAGTTTTATGAACGGAAACATTTAGTACATGAGGATATTGCTATCCTAGCTCAAGATGGGCAGTGTCGAGCCTTTGATAATGAGGCAAACGGTACTTCTACAGGTGAAGGTGCTGCAGTTGTTGTACTTAAAAGAAAGGAAGACGCACTCAAGGATGAAGATCATATTTATAGTATACTCAGAGGCTCTGAGGTAAATCATGATGGAGCCCGCTCTAATGGCTTGACAGCGCCTAGTCCAGTTGCTCAGAAGGAGCTATTACTCTGCGCCGCTGAAAAATCAGGAGTGCCACTTCGGTCTATAGGTTATATAGAAACCCATGGTACTGGAACAAAACTAGGAGATCCTATCGAATACAAAGCAATCAAAGAAGCATTTGAAGACGAAAACGAAGAACATCAAGTGAGGCTGGGTACTTTAAAACCTAATATTGGTCATTTGGATAATATGTCTGGTCTATTTGGATTGGTTAAAGCCAGTTTGACACTGAAAGAAAAGAAATTCTTTCCTTTAGCTAATTTTGACACTCTTAATGAATTGATTACTCCTAATTCTCATGTGGTCATAGAGAAGGCAGGCGCAACCTGGTCTAATCTTCAAAGAGATCCTCGTAGAGCAGGAGTCAGTTCTTTTGGAATGAGTGGGACAAATGCTCATGTGATACTAGAAGAGTATCAACCTAACAAGCTTCAAAAAGAATCAAACCAAGATCAAGAACCATTATGGATCAAGCTATCTGCAAAAAATGCAGCCTCTTTAGAAGAATATATATCAAGAGCTAAACAGTTTTTGAAGCAAGAGAAAGAAGAGTGTTTGGGAGATGTGACTTTTACCTTTAACCAAGGCAGGACAGACTACCCCTATCGTATTGCTTTTTCAGGTTCGAATAAAGAGGAGTTACTTATGGCTTTGGATGTACAGCTAAAAAGTACGAGTAGTAATTCCCAGTTGCCTAAAGTACATCAAAAAATAGCCTGTTTACTACTATCAGATGAACTTAGCAAAGTCGATGTCGATAACTTTAATCAGGGAGATGGAGGGCACTTTTATGCTAAAGCTCAACAAACTCTTGGGCAGAAAGTGATGACAGAAGCATTAGGTCAAACCATTGCTTACCAATCAGCCTTGTATGGGCATTTGCAGAGCAAGGGCTTTCATTGCAGTCATATAATTTGCAATGGATACCTAGCCAAGAAATCAAAAGAACTGATTGAAAGTGGTTATTGCAATATTGATTCTGGAGTTGAAAAACCAATTAATGAGCCTATAAATTGGGATAGATTGGCTGAGTTGCTTATTCGACTATCAGAGCAAAATATAGCGCTCATAGTAGTAGGTAAAAACGAGAATAACCTAAATCGTCTCACTAATATGGCACAAGAGCAGAAGTTGACTCTGGTTCGCGCCGTTGATACTTTGAACAAAGGCTGGGAGAATTTTTGGGCTTCTTGCTATAATGCAGGGTTTTCCTTTGATTGGGATGCTTTTTATCCAAAAGGGAGGTACCAAAAAAGGGTAGTGCCTACTTATCCCTTTCAGAAAACTTCCTGTTGGAATCCTATCAGGAATCTTTTGTTTAATGAAGAGGTACAGGAAGAAAGTGCTAATGATCAAAGCTTTGATCTCTCAGAAACGGAAGAAAAGGTAGTTTTAGAGATACTTAAGAAAACCTTACAAAATGAGAAAGTCACTCTTACAGATGATTTTTTTGATTTAGGAGGTAATTCGATAGTAGGGACACAATTCATCAATCGGATTAATGATCTTTATGAAATAATAATAGAGTTCGATGAACTTTATGAATGTTATGAAATCGGAGATATTGTTAGTCTGGTCAAAGAGCGTCGTAAGGAGGCTGAGAAACCAGTAACAACTCCAACGATCTTATCTCATAAAGAAAAGACGGACTACTTTCCCTTGACTAATACTCAATTAAGATTTTGGATAGACTCACAGACACCCCAAGGTTTGGCCGCTTATAATATTAATATGAATGTTCGCATCAAAGGAATGCTACAAGAAACAGTACTTAATAAAGCGTTCGAGTATTTAATTCGTCAACATGAGAACTTTAGATTATTATTCGTGATGAACGAATCTGGAGAAGTAGTTCAGAAGCTAGTCCAGCCTGATGAAATACAATTCACATTAGAGAAAACCGATGTCTCCGGAAATTCAGATGCAGTTATTCAGGAATTTATAACACAGGTTTATCATCAGCCTTTTGATTTAGAGAAAGGTCTCTTACTCAGAGCAAAGTTGTTGCGTCTAGGTGCTGAAGAAGTGGTATTGGTAATGTCTTTTCATCATTTAATTTTTGATGGATGGTCAGCAGGTATTTTTTTAAATCAGCTGGTGACTCACTATCAACAGTTATTAGTAGGTGTAAAACCATCTCCTGTTGTTGGACCAACTTATACAGACTATCTAAAGTGGTTTGCAGAAAATACCACCAAAGAGCGAATGCTCCTACACCGTAATTATTGGAAGGAGAAATTATCAGGAGAAGTGTCTCAACTGGATTTAGGACAAAAAAGGGAACAGCAGTCATTTAATGGTAAAAAGGAAAAATACTTGATTGACAGGGAGGTATGTTCCCAACTAGAGGCCCTAGCGATAGCAAATAGAACAACTTTGTTTGTTACTTTATTGACAAGTATCCGGTCTTACCTTTATAGATTATCCGGACAGAATATCATCATTGGAACTCCCATTTCAGGAAGAATGGAGAAGAGATTTGAGCAGTTACTTGGTTTATTTCTGAATACATTACCGTTGAAAACGAAGATTCATAAAAACGGGACAATGATTGACTGCTTAAAGAAAGAACGTGATACGGTTACAGGAGCACTACAACACCAAGTATACCCTTATGATGCTATTCTCGATGATAAAAATCATCATAAGGAAGCGGGTTTTTCTCTATTCAATGTACTAGTTGTCTTGCAAAATCAAAATCAGCGTTTTGATATCGTCAGTGATGCATCTGTCGATCTTCCATTTCAAATCTCACCCGGTTATGAGGTGAATGATACGCCTGCACAGTTTGATTTGACTTTTACCTTTCACCAGACAGTGCATGCTTTAGAATTAGAGTTGTGTTACAATACCGATGCCTTTACTATGGAGATGATCAAGTCACTGATGCATAATTTTCAGTTTTTCCTCTCTCAATTATTAGAAAATCCTAATGAAAAGATATCAGCTATTAAACTAGTTCGACCAGAAGAAAAGTTACAGATTTTGGCGTTGAATGAGAAGCCTTCAACGAGCAGTGGCATGACCTTGCTAGATCTTTTTCAAAAACAAGTAGAACAGCATCCAGAAAATGTGGCTATTAAATTTGGATATAACATTTTGAATTACAAAGAGTTAAATCGGATTTCTGATGAAATGGCAATGTATTTGTCACAGCAGTATGCTCCAAAAACGGACGACTTAATAGCTGTTGAGCTGGTTAGAAGTGAATGGCTTCCGGTTACCATACTGGGTATCCTTAAAACTGGAGCAGCTTATTTGCCTATTGATCCAGGTTATCCAAAAGCGAGGATTGATTTTCTGAAACAAGATAGCCAATGTCGAATGAGCGTGGATGAAACAGAATTGCAGAAATTTATGCAACAACGAGCACATCAATGCGATAATTATCAAGTCCCAGAGATAGACGAAGAGCAATTGGCTTACATTATTTATACTTCAGGAACCACGGGACTCCCTAAAGGTGTGATGATAGAACACAAGAGCATTGTCAATTACTTACAGCACCAATCAGTCTTTTTTGAGGTAGATGAGCAAGACACCTTTTTATGGTTTTCTAGTATGTCATTTGATGCTTCGGTGGAACAATTGTTCCTTCCATTGGTCAATGGGGCAAAGCTTTTCATCCCCACTAAAGAACAAATATTAGATACTACTTTGTTCGAGACACTTCTAGTGGAAGAACAGATTTCACACCTTCATGGGGTGCCTTCTTTCCTTCGTACTCTACGATACAAACCAGAGATGTGTTTGAAGCGCATCGTATCGGGAGGAGAACCATTTGATAACAAGGTTTGGGATACTTGGCAAGGGAAAGTACAGTTGTACAATAAATATGGGCCTACCGAAGCAACCATAACTACCCTTGAAACCGAAGTGAATGAAACCGTCCTTAATCTTCGATCGATCGGCCGTCCTATTCGTAATAGTACTTGTTATATTCTTGATACTAATGGTAGCTTGCAACCTATTGGGATGGTAGGGGAGATTTGTTTAGGAGGTTCATGCCTGGCCAGAGGGTATTTTGGTCTACAGGACCTGACAGAACAAAAATTTGTTCCTCATCCACTTTTGGAAGGTGAACGACTCTACAAAACTGGGGATTTAGGCAGGTGGTTGCCGGATGATAGCGTCCAATACATAGGACGTGTAGATAATCAAGTAAAGATTCGAGGACATAGGATAGAGTTAGAAGAAATTTCTTATCATTTACAGAGCTTCAATCAAATTCAGGAGGCAACTGTAATTGCGCAGGAGCTGAAACCAGAAGAGTTAGAGTTGGTGGCCTATTTCGTAGGTCCACAGTTAGAAGATACTAGTGATCTTCATGATTACCTTGCTGAAAGGCTCCCTTTTTATATGATTCCTTCATATTACTTGAATATGAAATCGTTACCGCTTACTGCTCATGGTAAGATAGACCGTCATTCTTTACCTTTGCCTTCGGATCATTTGCTTACAGACCAGCGAAGTTATGTTGCTCCTAGTACAGCAACTGAAAAGACTTTAGCGAAAATATGGGAAACGTCACTTGAAATTGAAAAGGTAGGAGTAAAAGACAATTTCTTTATGCTTGGAGGTAATAGTATAAAAGCAATTAAGGTGATTTTTCAAATCAACAAAGCTTTTAGTCTTAATCTGAGTATTAATACGTTATTTATCCACCCTAAATTAGCCGATTTAGCAGCATATATAGACTTCGAAAAGAAACAGTTAATCTTGACTGCTGATAAAAGTACGTTAAACGAAATAGAACTATGA